One part of the Pseudemcibacter aquimaris genome encodes these proteins:
- a CDS encoding 3TM-type holin, whose protein sequence is MSILSKIFGQGVAEPITAVGNVVDSLFTSDDERLSHEEVKMRLAQRPDLAQAEINKVAAGHRSVFVAGARPFLLWVAGAGLAFFYIPQYTMAAYVWSKTVLANGEIVAYPVSADGLTELVMAILGLGTLRTIEKLNGRAK, encoded by the coding sequence ATGTCGATCTTAAGTAAAATATTCGGGCAAGGGGTAGCGGAACCAATAACCGCCGTTGGTAATGTTGTTGATAGTTTATTCACAAGTGACGATGAACGATTATCGCATGAAGAAGTAAAAATGCGACTTGCTCAACGTCCTGACCTAGCACAAGCAGAAATTAATAAAGTTGCTGCGGGTCACAGGTCAGTATTTGTTGCGGGGGCGCGTCCTTTCTTGCTTTGGGTGGCTGGTGCCGGATTGGCGTTCTTTTATATACCACAATACACGATGGCAGCATATGTATGGTCAAAGACTGTTTTGGCTAATGGTGAGATAGTAGCGTATCCAGTAAGCGCAGACGGATTAACGGAGTTGGTTATGGCTATTCTTGGCCTTGGCACATTACGAACAATTGAAAAACTGAATGGAAGGGCTAAATAA
- a CDS encoding major capsid protein P2 produces MQSFSGVVSGGRAVLDVDVIGTYHAILLHHQFGASPADATKANFITNIQDISIYLNGTVQQEYTPTELINICEEKNIPWKDGILPIFFSQPDSLTPKGEDITSWGMADIQTCQIVVNFNTVTSPLLSASRVWMPANITMGDIITTDRVSVNAAGLSSKVVDLEIEQNRVVNAVYCFTDQILTVKAKVGQEVIFEASKDTLDFLRETAGYAPQSDIFVLSGKQLTARYTDVINGVNAIDPNKPHKLRLEFGFDTSAVDFDIITEQVGPRKA; encoded by the coding sequence ATGCAATCTTTTAGCGGGGTTGTCTCTGGTGGGCGTGCCGTTCTTGATGTTGATGTTATTGGAACGTATCATGCAATCTTGCTTCATCATCAATTTGGTGCAAGTCCTGCGGATGCGACAAAAGCAAATTTCATCACGAACATTCAAGATATTTCAATTTATCTGAACGGAACCGTTCAGCAGGAATATACACCGACTGAATTAATCAACATTTGTGAAGAAAAGAATATCCCATGGAAAGATGGCATTCTGCCAATTTTCTTCTCTCAACCGGATAGCCTCACCCCGAAAGGCGAGGACATTACGAGCTGGGGCATGGCTGATATTCAAACATGTCAGATTGTTGTGAACTTCAATACGGTAACAAGTCCTCTATTGAGTGCTTCCCGTGTCTGGATGCCTGCCAATATTACAATGGGTGATATTATTACAACTGATCGCGTATCTGTAAATGCTGCGGGCCTTTCGTCCAAGGTTGTTGATCTTGAAATCGAACAAAATCGCGTTGTGAATGCAGTTTATTGTTTCACTGATCAAATCCTGACAGTGAAAGCAAAAGTCGGTCAGGAAGTGATTTTCGAAGCGTCAAAAGATACGCTTGATTTCCTTCGTGAAACTGCGGGCTATGCTCCACAATCTGATATCTTTGTATTGTCCGGTAAACAACTTACCGCACGTTATACGGATGTGATTAATGGCGTGAATGCTATTGATCCGAACAAACCTCACAAGCTGCGCCTTGAGTTTGGTTTTGATACAAGTGCTGTTGACTTTGATATCATTACTGAACAGGTTGGGCCAAGAAAGGCGTAA
- a CDS encoding DUF736 domain-containing protein, translating to MSKVGELNIHNNFGQGHIKTLKTDVKFELHENQNKQSSESPDYNIIGEGGVELGGAWKRTAQNGPNRGMSFLSLTLDDPSFNAAINVSAFVREDGENFDIVWTRPKAKAA from the coding sequence ATGTCAAAAGTAGGCGAATTAAATATTCACAACAATTTTGGTCAAGGCCATATCAAAACATTAAAAACTGACGTGAAGTTTGAACTTCATGAAAATCAAAACAAACAAAGCTCTGAAAGTCCAGATTATAATATTATTGGTGAGGGTGGTGTTGAGCTTGGTGGTGCATGGAAAAGAACCGCCCAAAACGGCCCTAATCGAGGCATGAGTTTTTTGTCTTTAACTCTGGATGATCCATCTTTCAATGCGGCAATTAATGTTTCTGCCTTTGTTCGTGAAGATGGGGAAAATTTCGACATCGTGTGGACACGTCCAAAAGCGAAGGCTGCATAA
- a CDS encoding DUF4265 domain-containing protein — protein sequence MSHLNLQFETKHGFAMVAKGDVVSIEDIDERTSAITVRHPGNQVFKHYSTEKAIDIYERLNKLPEEQPQFVERRKIANANAVRAVK from the coding sequence ATGTCACATTTAAACTTACAATTCGAAACCAAACATGGTTTTGCCATGGTTGCAAAAGGGGACGTCGTCAGCATCGAAGACATCGATGAACGCACCAGCGCCATAACAGTTCGCCATCCTGGCAATCAAGTCTTCAAACATTACTCAACAGAAAAAGCCATTGATATATACGAACGATTAAACAAATTGCCTGAAGAACAACCACAATTCGTAGAACGCCGCAAAATAGCAAATGCCAATGCAGTTAGGGCTGTGAAGTAA
- a CDS encoding biotin transporter BioY, which translates to MIDKKQISFSFIFAILITIGAYLSLDVGYISFTLQTLFIFIAGLTLSRIYAVLAVLIYLLAGAIGLPVFSGGSSGLGVFTGPTAGFLVGFPIAAGFMAHISRDVQYKVGDVKLSPLYIKAIIYSFIGSFIIQIFGILWGKQYTGNSWSQVYFDYMHPFYLNLSVKAILAGIIAVQVWRLIDKRSKA; encoded by the coding sequence ATGATTGATAAAAAACAGATTTCTTTTTCATTTATTTTTGCCATTTTGATCACAATTGGGGCTTATTTGTCACTTGATGTTGGCTATATTTCATTCACACTTCAAACACTGTTTATCTTTATTGCAGGATTAACGTTATCACGTATTTATGCAGTTTTAGCAGTTCTTATCTATTTATTGGCCGGTGCAATCGGTTTGCCGGTATTTTCCGGTGGAAGTAGTGGTCTTGGCGTCTTCACAGGGCCTACAGCAGGATTTTTAGTTGGATTTCCCATTGCCGCCGGATTTATGGCGCACATTAGCCGTGATGTGCAATATAAAGTCGGTGATGTTAAATTATCGCCATTATATATAAAGGCGATAATTTATTCCTTCATCGGAAGCTTCATCATCCAGATTTTCGGAATTTTGTGGGGAAAGCAGTATACAGGCAACAGTTGGTCACAAGTTTATTTCGATTATATGCATCCGTTTTATTTAAATCTTTCTGTTAAAGCAATTCTTGCTGGCATCATCGCAGTACAGGTTTGGCGTTTGATTGATAAAAGATCAAAAGCATAA
- a CDS encoding response regulator, translated as MSKQILIADHDSHIRGIISKQISRIGLKSLEARTGRDALKIFGERSIDLILLETHIPDYDGLDVCREVRKISDVPIVFISDHADDIDRIIGYELGADDYIKKPFNPRELIARIKAILKRLHWQKNERQKEQRPILLNAKELSVNIATHQVFWQKNEISLTATEFSIIKGMIRHPEMVYTRSQIISMAYNGHIYVSSRTIDSHIRHIRKKFACFGCPGIFVTIHGVGYKLFK; from the coding sequence ATGTCAAAGCAAATATTAATCGCGGATCATGACAGTCATATTCGCGGTATTATTTCAAAACAAATAAGTCGTATCGGCCTTAAATCGTTAGAGGCAAGAACAGGCCGTGATGCGTTAAAAATATTCGGTGAACGGTCTATCGATTTGATCCTGCTTGAAACCCATATTCCCGATTATGACGGCCTTGATGTATGCCGGGAAGTACGCAAAATATCTGATGTTCCGATCGTTTTTATATCTGATCACGCCGATGACATTGACCGCATTATCGGTTATGAATTAGGCGCAGATGATTATATAAAAAAACCATTTAACCCACGTGAATTAATTGCCCGAATTAAGGCGATTCTAAAAAGGCTTCATTGGCAGAAAAATGAACGGCAAAAAGAACAAAGACCAATACTGTTAAACGCAAAAGAATTATCGGTAAACATCGCCACACATCAGGTATTTTGGCAAAAGAATGAAATATCACTTACTGCAACTGAATTTTCTATTATTAAGGGTATGATCAGACATCCAGAAATGGTTTATACCCGTAGTCAGATCATTTCCATGGCCTATAACGGCCATATATACGTCAGCAGCCGCACAATCGACAGCCACATACGCCATATCCGCAAGAAATTCGCCTGTTTCGGCTGTCCTGGTATTTTTGTCACTATTCATGGTGTGGGGTATAAATTATTTAAATAA
- a CDS encoding cell wall hydrolase, whose translation MNKNNLKWLFIALGGVFLGRYFYMKNAIDLMARTMWGEARSEGNIGMQAVGNVIMNRANNGKVWDGVSIVGVITKDNQFSAWNIGDPNREKMLTVNDNDPVFRNALRIAEQLVNGELGDITDGADHYHTIFISPYWADEMEFIKDINNHRFYRSA comes from the coding sequence ATGAACAAGAACAATCTTAAATGGCTGTTCATTGCCCTTGGCGGTGTATTTTTAGGAAGGTATTTTTATATGAAAAATGCAATTGATCTTATGGCCCGTACCATGTGGGGTGAGGCACGATCTGAGGGTAATATCGGAATGCAAGCGGTTGGAAATGTGATCATGAACCGAGCCAATAACGGCAAAGTTTGGGACGGAGTTTCAATCGTTGGCGTGATTACCAAAGATAATCAATTCAGCGCATGGAACATTGGCGATCCGAACCGTGAAAAAATGCTTACAGTTAATGATAACGATCCTGTTTTCAGAAACGCTTTACGGATTGCAGAGCAGCTAGTTAATGGTGAACTTGGCGACATTACGGATGGCGCGGATCATTATCATACTATTTTCATTAGTCCGTATTGGGCCGATGAAATGGAATTTATCAAAGATATTAATAATCATAGATTTTATAGGAGCGCGTAA